In Leptospirillum ferriphilum, a genomic segment contains:
- the tmk gene encoding dTMP kinase — MKKLGFFVSFEGIDGCGKTSQSRMLAQSLRSCGHDVIETREPFLDLTRQKLRHRLSPGEELSLFLEDRRTHIDTVILPAISAGKIVLCDRFVDSTMAYQGFGNRIGSDSIANLPEQRLLLPDITIFLDVPLNICQERISRRGKKDRFDLSPLSFHERVIEGYLFCLNRNPERIRSIPGDRDPSLVQEDILRLVLPLAARPSGHFPPSKNEPSYPLGKEASMNDESARSFYQMMDQNFGSPNMFGKHKTLSNGNVRFEIQQKEWCGLKSFVFYGEIDPRKSRFLGAEISWQDKDGVCYKINSRSLPEISRRLSLLRMDSTLQETSLPASTSNKKNVGI, encoded by the coding sequence ATGAAAAAACTCGGTTTTTTCGTCTCCTTCGAGGGAATCGACGGATGCGGAAAAACGTCCCAGTCCCGGATGCTTGCGCAATCACTTCGGTCCTGTGGACATGACGTGATCGAAACACGGGAACCTTTTCTCGATCTCACCCGCCAAAAACTTCGTCACAGATTGTCTCCCGGAGAAGAACTTTCCCTTTTTCTCGAGGATCGTCGAACGCATATCGACACGGTGATCCTCCCGGCCATTTCCGCCGGAAAAATCGTTCTTTGCGACCGATTCGTCGATTCCACAATGGCCTACCAGGGATTCGGCAACCGGATCGGATCCGATTCGATTGCGAATCTTCCCGAACAACGCCTTCTCCTTCCGGATATCACCATCTTTCTGGATGTTCCTCTCAATATTTGCCAGGAGCGCATTTCCAGAAGAGGGAAAAAAGACCGGTTCGACCTGTCACCCCTTTCCTTTCATGAGCGCGTCATCGAGGGATATCTTTTCTGTCTGAATCGCAACCCTGAGCGAATCCGGTCCATTCCCGGAGACCGGGATCCCTCTCTCGTCCAGGAAGACATCCTCCGTCTTGTCCTGCCTCTTGCCGCACGTCCGTCCGGACATTTTCCCCCTTCGAAAAACGAGCCTTCCTATCCTTTAGGAAAGGAGGCTTCCATGAACGATGAATCCGCACGCTCTTTTTACCAGATGATGGATCAGAACTTTGGTTCTCCGAACATGTTCGGAAAACACAAGACGCTTTCAAACGGAAACGTCCGCTTCGAAATCCAGCAGAAGGAATGGTGCGGGCTGAAATCCTTTGTCTTTTACGGAGAAATCGATCCCCGGAAAAGCCGCTTTCTCGGAGCCGAGATTTCCTGGCAAGACAAGGATGGAGTCTGCTACAAGATAAATTCCCGATCTCTGCCCGAAATCAGCAGACGCCTGTCCCTTCTCCGAATGGATTCCACTCTCCAGGAAACATCCCTTCCCGCATCGACTTCAAACAAGAAAAACGTCGGCATCTGA
- a CDS encoding type II secretion system protein GspD yields the protein MTKILFPIPLLPRILSLFILLFTLFLTRIAFAVSPVILAAPLPATRSIAVNFRNVDISVMVKFMSDLLEKNIVMDERVKGKVTILSPHGVTVSDAFRIFVQALRMKGFETVEKQGMIFIVPQSQAPMNRELFLYNLENTSAKSVAKTVNSILSKGFTPQPAGSIRQSGLEAPVRIVPDIPSNSLLVSATPNDYAIIKGLLRSLDRQPGEVYVKASLIEIATDKLNNIQVNLLGAVASGSNGSGVLGGTNYGMVGDVVNGATGANATTSTTGSPVATGAAGAAQSLSGLTGLVAGVLTGGMFSYGGVSYPSIGSLLNALQTDSDVRTLSTPEILATDSQKAKITVGEDVPFITGQSQTVGGNVMTMIQRQNVGITLEITPHILARQRVRLNLKQTISALTNASQLIGTVAVGPTTTKRSTNTVLTIQSGHTVVIGGLISSTKSLNKSTIPWLGSIPVLGYLFSSTSNQKKRDDLLIFLTPYIIRGPQSYADIRNGAPAELRNFARHNGLVQTLIVPGKRHHDFSGLFLNTANAPGSSGAPD from the coding sequence ATGACAAAAATCCTTTTCCCAATACCTCTTTTACCACGCATACTCTCTCTATTCATACTACTCTTTACTCTTTTTCTTACCCGAATCGCCTTTGCCGTATCACCCGTTATCCTTGCCGCACCCCTTCCTGCCACCCGAAGTATCGCCGTTAATTTTCGCAATGTCGATATTTCCGTCATGGTCAAATTCATGAGCGATCTCCTGGAAAAGAACATCGTGATGGACGAACGGGTCAAAGGAAAAGTCACTATCCTGTCACCCCATGGGGTGACAGTTTCGGATGCCTTCCGGATTTTCGTCCAGGCGCTCCGAATGAAAGGGTTCGAAACGGTTGAAAAGCAAGGCATGATCTTTATCGTTCCCCAGAGCCAGGCCCCGATGAACCGGGAACTTTTTCTCTATAATCTGGAGAACACCAGCGCCAAATCCGTGGCCAAGACTGTCAACAGCATCCTGTCCAAAGGATTCACGCCTCAGCCGGCCGGATCGATTCGCCAAAGCGGACTTGAAGCCCCCGTCCGGATCGTACCGGACATCCCGTCGAACAGTCTTCTTGTCTCCGCAACGCCGAACGACTACGCCATCATCAAGGGATTGCTCCGGAGCCTCGACCGACAGCCAGGCGAAGTCTACGTCAAGGCATCCCTCATTGAAATCGCAACCGACAAGCTGAACAATATCCAGGTCAACCTGCTGGGAGCCGTGGCAAGCGGTTCCAACGGGTCCGGGGTTCTCGGCGGAACCAACTACGGAATGGTCGGGGACGTTGTGAACGGTGCCACGGGAGCCAATGCAACGACCTCCACGACGGGATCGCCCGTCGCCACGGGAGCGGCCGGAGCTGCCCAGTCCCTGTCGGGGCTCACCGGACTTGTCGCCGGCGTCCTGACCGGCGGAATGTTCAGTTACGGGGGCGTCAGCTATCCCAGTATCGGATCTCTTCTGAACGCCTTGCAGACGGATTCGGACGTCCGAACCCTCTCGACACCCGAGATTCTTGCCACCGACTCGCAAAAAGCCAAGATCACCGTCGGTGAGGATGTTCCTTTCATCACCGGACAGAGCCAGACAGTCGGCGGAAACGTCATGACGATGATTCAGCGGCAGAATGTGGGCATCACGCTGGAAATCACCCCTCACATCCTTGCCCGTCAGCGCGTCCGTCTCAACCTGAAACAGACCATTTCGGCTCTCACAAACGCTTCCCAACTGATAGGGACCGTGGCCGTCGGGCCCACAACGACAAAAAGATCCACCAACACCGTTCTCACGATACAATCCGGACATACGGTTGTCATCGGAGGCTTGATCAGTTCCACGAAATCGCTCAATAAATCCACGATCCCATGGCTGGGGAGCATTCCTGTTCTTGGTTATCTTTTTTCGAGCACGTCAAACCAGAAAAAGAGGGACGACCTGTTGATCTTTCTGACGCCCTATATCATCCGTGGACCACAGTCTTATGCCGATATCCGAAACGGGGCACCGGCAGAACTCCGAAACTTCGCTCGCCACAACGGACTCGTCCAGACACTGATCGTTCCCGGTAAACGTCACCACGACTTTTCCGGGCTTTTTCTGAACACGGCAAACGCACCGGGTTCCTCCGGCGCACCAGACTAA
- a CDS encoding site-specific DNA-methyltransferase — translation MREPFRLFHSDNMAILQTLDENSIDSIVTDPPYGLGKEPDAMNILRDWLDSGHHLAWESRVNGSPKKLIQEAGFPPIYSTTGAKLY, via the coding sequence GTGAGGGAACCCTTTCGTTTGTTTCACTCGGACAATATGGCAATACTCCAGACACTGGACGAAAATTCCATCGACAGCATTGTGACAGATCCCCCCTATGGGCTCGGGAAGGAACCGGACGCCATGAATATATTGCGGGACTGGCTCGATTCTGGACACCATCTGGCGTGGGAAAGCCGCGTGAATGGGAGTCCAAAGAAACTCATCCAAGAGGCCGGTTTCCCGCCAATCTACTCCACGACGGGAGCGAAGCTGTACTGA
- a CDS encoding single-stranded DNA-binding protein, producing MNFNKVILLGRLTKDPENKFSRNGDEISNFSLAVNGMRKDDPASFFDIVAFGKTAKVISSYAGKGDLLLVEGRLTQDRWKNDEGKTMSRIKVICSSVTLMGNKSGRESGESSNHEFDGFETGNPERTADGFDPEIPF from the coding sequence ATGAATTTCAATAAAGTCATCCTGCTTGGACGTTTGACAAAAGATCCGGAAAATAAATTCTCAAGAAACGGTGACGAAATCTCAAACTTCTCCCTCGCCGTCAATGGCATGAGAAAAGACGATCCCGCATCCTTTTTCGATATCGTCGCTTTCGGTAAAACGGCCAAGGTGATTTCTTCCTACGCCGGAAAAGGAGATCTGCTCCTCGTCGAAGGCCGACTCACTCAGGACCGATGGAAAAACGATGAAGGAAAAACGATGTCTCGCATTAAGGTTATTTGCTCGAGCGTTACCTTGATGGGGAATAAATCTGGAAGGGAATCCGGCGAAAGTTCCAATCATGAGTTCGATGGGTTCGAGACAGGAAACCCCGAAAGAACGGCAGACGGGTTTGACCCTGAGATACCTTTTTAA
- a CDS encoding DUF3443 family protein, which translates to MPVYMGYFNGALQVNVPYVTVRICIPSTTQCQTINNVLLDTASSGLRIFSDALTISLPNVQVGGQDVATCESFGSGNIWGGMYFADVYLAGEPSFKLAVHVGSSSFGLSGTPPSPCNSSLVSSATQAGMNGILGIGPVPEGYVTSFYACNGSSCSSLNSSQGQDLTSENGYIRNPLFALASETDSGDINGVTIQLNAVPSGGLNYSQTNGSPGMVVGKLILGVNGQSDNPTPQPTASTLYGIYDCTCSNGFILTGLFGSSLGTNNTIDETLFDTGTTYADYAYSNVNTWTPPTTCSVSGYGSLDNLTWYCPSSDTPYTYDVIYNQDGNAPDYFYSLVFHIGNASTLLSNASNNAGVAFNNLAYEYTGSSNFMDLGVEVYFGHDVQILYPGTPLSTNDKYPWNQATFIASDSTNGLIVYN; encoded by the coding sequence ATTCCGGTTTACATGGGATATTTTAATGGAGCACTCCAGGTCAACGTGCCTTATGTGACTGTCCGGATCTGTATTCCCTCCACCACGCAATGCCAGACCATCAATAACGTCCTTCTGGATACGGCCAGCTCCGGACTTCGTATTTTCTCCGACGCCCTGACCATTTCTCTCCCCAATGTCCAGGTCGGCGGGCAGGATGTGGCCACCTGTGAATCCTTTGGGTCCGGGAACATCTGGGGAGGCATGTATTTCGCGGATGTTTATCTGGCGGGCGAACCTTCATTCAAACTGGCGGTCCACGTCGGAAGCTCTTCCTTCGGTCTTTCCGGAACCCCGCCATCCCCGTGTAATTCCAGTCTGGTCTCATCTGCTACCCAGGCGGGCATGAACGGCATCCTCGGTATTGGTCCCGTTCCAGAAGGCTACGTAACGAGTTTTTACGCCTGCAACGGATCGAGTTGCTCCTCTCTCAATAGTTCTCAAGGGCAGGACCTTACGTCCGAGAACGGCTACATCCGGAATCCTCTTTTCGCCCTCGCCTCCGAAACCGATTCAGGAGACATCAACGGTGTAACGATCCAGTTGAACGCCGTTCCCTCCGGAGGTCTCAACTACAGCCAGACGAACGGGTCTCCCGGTATGGTCGTCGGGAAGCTGATCCTCGGCGTCAACGGCCAGTCCGACAATCCCACTCCGCAGCCGACGGCTTCTACGCTCTACGGGATCTACGACTGCACTTGCTCAAACGGCTTCATCCTGACCGGACTCTTTGGTTCTTCGCTCGGGACAAACAATACCATCGACGAAACCTTATTCGACACCGGAACGACTTATGCCGACTATGCCTACTCCAACGTCAACACCTGGACCCCACCGACGACCTGCTCGGTCTCTGGATACGGATCTCTTGACAATCTGACGTGGTATTGCCCGTCCTCCGATACGCCCTACACCTACGATGTCATCTACAACCAGGACGGAAATGCCCCGGATTATTTTTACTCCCTTGTCTTCCATATCGGGAACGCATCGACCCTTCTTTCCAACGCATCGAACAACGCTGGCGTGGCCTTTAATAATCTTGCCTACGAATACACGGGATCCAGCAACTTCATGGACCTCGGCGTCGAGGTCTATTTTGGTCACGATGTCCAAATCCTCTACCCTGGAACACCCTTGTCCACGAACGACAAATACCCCTGGAACCAGGCGACCTTCATTGCGTCCGATTCCACAAACGGTCTGATTGTTTACAATTGA
- a CDS encoding DNA methyltransferase — translation MGKPREWESKETHPRGRFPANLLHDGSEAVLTCFPETKKGGSLTKKYAKTKGVCYGQYGASEVFESYGDEGSAARFFYCAKATRQDRNEGLADPGPQFTHGATLRKVQNTSTAGNTHPTVKPTDLMRWLCRLVTPEGGLVLDPFMGSGSTGKAALEEGFRFIGIENNAEYFAIASGRLAHVLSESVVKPLPFTPGLHQASD, via the coding sequence GTGGGAAAGCCGCGTGAATGGGAGTCCAAAGAAACTCATCCAAGAGGCCGGTTTCCCGCCAATCTACTCCACGACGGGAGCGAAGCTGTACTGACCTGTTTTCCGGAAACAAAAAAGGGTGGGTCTCTTACAAAAAAATATGCGAAGACCAAAGGTGTCTGCTATGGTCAATATGGGGCAAGCGAAGTGTTTGAGTCTTATGGGGACGAAGGCTCTGCCGCCAGGTTCTTTTATTGCGCGAAGGCAACCCGACAGGACAGAAATGAAGGACTCGCTGATCCGGGTCCGCAGTTCACCCACGGAGCGACTCTGCGCAAGGTTCAGAATACTTCGACAGCGGGCAATACACACCCGACGGTCAAACCAACAGATCTTATGCGGTGGCTGTGTCGGCTCGTCACCCCTGAAGGTGGCCTTGTTCTCGACCCATTCATGGGAAGTGGTTCGACGGGAAAAGCCGCGTTGGAGGAAGGTTTCCGTTTTATTGGAATCGAAAACAATGCAGAATATTTTGCTATCGCGTCCGGAAGGCTGGCACATGTATTATCAGAAAGCGTCGTAAAGCCCCTGCCTTTCACGCCTGGTCTTCACCAGGCGTCAGATTGA
- a CDS encoding GGDEF domain-containing protein: protein MMSPVDYLLSKPPILEDLDTVLGEIDKIREAHDLFMKDVRFNLEYPEYISQLDVEKAMEMLAWFDEWKRILSDRKLGFTRIVDEIRESYIELVQYISHLVDSSLASRTEMGETEESCRTKISGLLQSSLQSGEPVSPEKFDALVSDLLHLAMQPKRIEKLKGVQEHRRIFGHTLNPYEGMDGRFLTLLTELKSAILDTQGSIDFLTGLPNRRYLNETIPHLRRHGDKSCVLLLDIDHFKKINDTFGHPVGDMVLREIADLLRSNVRSNEKILPFRLGGEEFVLISSTDLQGSRTLAERIRQTIERHFEHGFNRDGKRYPDLKVTVSIGVSSHEVFGQEDPSLSFRKAIESADEALYQAKKNGRNRVVTKTEIQKKFSESHPRKPKNI, encoded by the coding sequence ATGATGTCGCCAGTCGATTATCTTCTTTCCAAGCCTCCAATCCTGGAGGACCTCGATACCGTTCTCGGTGAAATCGACAAGATCCGGGAAGCTCACGATCTTTTCATGAAGGACGTCCGCTTCAATCTCGAATACCCCGAATACATCTCTCAACTGGATGTTGAGAAGGCCATGGAGATGCTTGCCTGGTTCGACGAATGGAAGCGTATCCTTTCGGACAGGAAGCTCGGGTTCACCAGAATTGTCGACGAAATCCGGGAATCCTACATCGAACTTGTCCAGTACATCTCGCACCTTGTCGATTCCTCTCTTGCCTCACGAACAGAGATGGGCGAAACGGAGGAATCCTGCCGGACGAAAATATCCGGACTCCTGCAATCCTCTCTTCAGTCCGGAGAACCCGTTTCTCCGGAAAAATTTGACGCTCTCGTTTCCGACCTTCTGCATCTGGCCATGCAGCCGAAACGCATCGAGAAACTCAAGGGTGTCCAGGAGCACCGCCGGATTTTCGGTCATACGCTCAACCCCTACGAAGGTATGGACGGTCGATTCCTGACACTCCTGACTGAACTGAAAAGCGCCATCCTCGACACACAGGGCTCCATCGATTTTCTCACCGGTCTCCCGAACCGACGATACCTCAACGAGACAATCCCTCATCTTCGACGGCATGGAGACAAGTCCTGCGTTCTGTTACTCGATATCGACCATTTCAAGAAGATCAACGACACCTTCGGTCACCCCGTCGGAGATATGGTCCTGAGAGAAATTGCCGATCTATTGCGGTCGAATGTCAGGAGTAACGAAAAAATCCTTCCATTTCGTCTTGGAGGTGAGGAATTTGTCCTGATATCCAGCACGGATTTACAGGGGTCCAGAACTCTGGCCGAACGCATCCGCCAGACGATAGAACGACACTTTGAACACGGATTCAATCGGGACGGAAAACGCTACCCCGATCTAAAGGTGACGGTTTCCATCGGCGTCTCCTCTCATGAGGTATTCGGGCAAGAGGATCCCTCACTTTCTTTCCGGAAAGCCATTGAATCCGCAGACGAAGCTCTTTATCAGGCCAAGAAAAACGGTCGCAACCGGGTTGTCACCAAAACGGAGATTCAGAAAAAATTTTCCGAATCTCACCCACGAAAACCTAAAAACATCTGA
- a CDS encoding ERF family protein: MQAEQSINVVGDVSVQAGRDPGFLDSLLQNLFLSDAKIELIERVIQLREEFIRSEREKKVAFDKALSACQAEIPAIHKNRTVSYKTRDGKDLSYSYATKDAILDVVRPIMGKHSLAFTYDVLPSRDKPNVLVVTGKLRHVDGHEEVSSFECFTNSFEMRNPAQSLASIETFASRYVFNRMLNISTGEDTDANIDDGKTSIGDRKSSSSSQDSGSIDKESHSSPKKGSDKKAEDLKRFEEFSGVLDLAIKKKDSLLLETAIPIGASISSPDLKVKARALMHKAKSAIQRPSDNQVAEPKAETDPSPAAPTEDRLLSDSERSAWRGRIWNAINSAYAKEDRDLAVKTVLANLGVKDFRELHLSHVEKLQFIETDLTQGSR, translated from the coding sequence ATGCAGGCAGAACAGTCCATCAATGTTGTTGGCGATGTATCCGTGCAGGCCGGCCGGGATCCCGGATTTCTGGATTCCCTTCTACAGAACCTCTTCCTTTCCGATGCCAAAATCGAACTCATCGAGCGTGTCATTCAACTCCGTGAAGAATTCATCCGGTCTGAAAGGGAAAAGAAGGTCGCCTTCGACAAGGCCCTTTCGGCCTGTCAGGCTGAAATTCCGGCCATCCATAAAAACCGTACTGTTTCTTATAAGACGAGAGACGGTAAGGATCTAAGCTACAGCTATGCTACGAAGGATGCGATTCTGGATGTTGTTCGACCCATCATGGGAAAGCATTCCCTGGCCTTCACTTACGATGTTTTGCCCAGCAGGGATAAGCCAAACGTTCTTGTTGTCACGGGAAAACTCCGGCACGTCGATGGACACGAGGAAGTTTCGAGCTTTGAATGTTTCACAAACTCCTTTGAAATGAGAAATCCAGCGCAATCTCTTGCCAGTATCGAAACCTTCGCCAGTCGGTATGTCTTTAACCGGATGCTGAATATCTCCACCGGAGAAGACACCGACGCCAATATCGATGACGGAAAAACATCGATCGGAGACAGAAAATCTTCATCCTCCAGTCAGGATTCCGGGTCCATTGACAAGGAATCCCATTCTTCTCCGAAAAAAGGAAGCGACAAGAAGGCTGAGGATCTGAAGAGATTCGAAGAATTTTCCGGGGTCCTGGATTTAGCCATAAAGAAAAAGGATTCTCTTCTGCTTGAAACTGCCATTCCTATCGGTGCTTCCATTTCGTCTCCGGATCTGAAAGTAAAGGCCCGTGCCTTGATGCACAAAGCAAAGAGCGCCATTCAGCGACCGTCTGACAATCAGGTTGCAGAACCGAAGGCGGAGACCGATCCTTCCCCGGCCGCACCGACGGAGGATCGTCTCTTGTCCGACTCCGAGCGATCCGCATGGAGGGGACGAATTTGGAATGCGATCAACTCGGCATATGCGAAAGAAGATCGCGATCTTGCTGTTAAAACCGTTCTGGCGAATCTCGGCGTCAAGGATTTCCGAGAACTTCATCTTTCCCATGTCGAGAAACTTCAATTCATCGAAACCGATCTTACGCAGGGTTCCAGGTAA
- a CDS encoding XRE family transcriptional regulator translates to MRKQKSLTEVRAFQQRLTSALSRRGFRVAGYGWVTQAAKKIGVSAVNLGNWHSGRRYPDPESIQILASGLGVDPNWLSEGFGEMETSSPTESQSDKKQNVSILGAKIREVRLSQGETIQSLATSVGVSPQTIVDIEAGRKKHLSSSLLKSLSISLRHTIDVDALYSTPDKENAEICHTPEHSSHFQNFPAVKAESGGIRKIMIPRLVDLVLGPGGIVEKKFSMGVFDVDPDWIRAEFPSADPKTVVQIEAVGDSMVPTIQPGSVVFIDINTNYYIQDGIYAIRHGGVIRIKRLHMLHNGNLLLKSDNPSYQTETLSPSEIETLPIAGRVLWHITRV, encoded by the coding sequence ATGAGAAAACAAAAGTCTTTAACTGAAGTCCGTGCCTTTCAGCAGCGGCTGACTTCAGCTCTATCAAGACGCGGGTTCCGCGTGGCAGGGTATGGATGGGTGACGCAAGCCGCAAAAAAGATCGGCGTTTCCGCCGTAAATCTTGGAAACTGGCACTCCGGACGACGCTATCCGGATCCGGAGTCCATCCAGATCCTCGCTTCCGGACTCGGGGTCGACCCCAATTGGCTTTCGGAAGGCTTTGGGGAAATGGAGACATCCTCACCGACTGAATCCCAGTCGGACAAAAAACAAAACGTTTCGATTCTCGGTGCTAAGATTCGCGAAGTCAGGCTTTCACAGGGGGAGACGATTCAGTCCCTGGCCACCAGCGTCGGCGTCAGTCCACAGACGATCGTCGATATTGAGGCTGGACGAAAAAAACATCTTTCGTCTTCGCTCCTGAAATCCTTGTCTATTTCCCTTCGGCATACGATAGACGTGGACGCGCTCTATTCAACGCCGGACAAAGAAAATGCGGAGATTTGCCATACACCGGAACACTCAAGTCACTTTCAAAATTTTCCTGCCGTCAAGGCGGAATCCGGGGGCATTCGAAAAATCATGATTCCCCGTCTGGTTGATCTTGTTTTAGGTCCTGGAGGTATCGTGGAGAAAAAATTCTCTATGGGGGTTTTTGATGTCGATCCTGATTGGATACGTGCGGAATTTCCGTCAGCAGACCCTAAAACCGTTGTCCAGATCGAGGCCGTTGGAGACTCAATGGTTCCAACAATTCAACCCGGGTCTGTTGTCTTTATCGACATAAATACAAACTACTACATACAAGATGGTATTTATGCTATTCGTCATGGTGGTGTCATTCGAATCAAGCGATTACATATGCTGCACAACGGTAACCTCCTTCTTAAATCCGATAATCCGTCTTACCAGACCGAGACGCTTTCCCCATCCGAAATAGAGACCCTTCCGATCGCCGGCAGGGTCCTCTGGCACATCACGCGCGTCTAA
- a CDS encoding HD-GYP domain-containing protein: protein MTTLSSEHLAITSSVYETMTSIVKTLVDIGSDRDDETPGHLSRISAYSRLIAEGLPDSDRPTKHKTDILSLFASVHDIGKIKIPDSILFKPGILTPEETEIMQKHVIFGSYIIDSISQNFSFGSEPAIVILRNIVLYHHESMDGTGYPARLKGSRIPIESRIVSVADIFDALTSNRPYRDAWPIKDALRYLQEYSGTKVDKQCVLSISRSVPELENIRRMFPS from the coding sequence ATGACAACGCTCTCTTCGGAACATCTCGCAATCACCTCCTCCGTCTACGAAACCATGACATCGATTGTTAAAACTCTTGTGGATATCGGATCCGACAGGGATGACGAAACACCCGGACATCTTTCCAGAATTTCCGCTTACAGCCGGCTTATTGCGGAAGGGCTTCCGGACAGCGATAGGCCAACGAAACACAAAACGGATATCCTCTCCCTCTTTGCATCTGTTCATGATATCGGAAAGATCAAAATCCCGGACTCCATTCTCTTCAAGCCTGGGATTTTGACTCCGGAAGAAACGGAAATCATGCAAAAACATGTGATCTTCGGCTCTTATATCATTGACTCCATTTCCCAGAATTTTTCATTCGGATCGGAGCCCGCAATCGTTATCCTCAGAAATATTGTTCTCTACCATCATGAAAGCATGGACGGGACAGGGTACCCCGCCAGACTGAAAGGATCCCGTATTCCAATCGAATCCCGCATTGTCTCTGTCGCAGACATCTTCGATGCGCTTACCAGTAATCGCCCCTACCGCGATGCATGGCCGATCAAGGATGCCCTGCGATACCTCCAGGAGTACTCCGGCACCAAGGTCGATAAACAGTGCGTTCTCTCCATTTCCCGATCCGTCCCGGAACTGGAGAATATTCGCCGGATGTTTCCGTCATAA
- a CDS encoding type II toxin-antitoxin system HipA family toxin: MYKPVDRLRVHLRFGPTEILVGVLASRNGRIFFQYAPEFLAQKMNLSPVRLNLADHVQSSFPDFFLGLPGLFHDSLPDGWGLLLMDRHFARAGIPVEAVGPLDRLSYLGDRGMGALVYRPAQKVDQSGRGEVDLVALAKEALRVFEGEPGNILPDLFLLGGSPGGARPKVLVAYDKRSNLMVSGVDAIPPGYRQYIIKFPAKSDPPYPGEIEYAYSRMARAAGLRLPDTVLFPGVGDQKSFGIERFDRDGNDRLHVHTLGGLIHSSHRLPGCTYEMALKVAQAVTRNREDVLALFRQMVFNVVTHNRDDHVRNFSFLLGPDARWHFSPSYDLTYSAGPGGEHSMTISGEGKNPTFEHIRRVGEEFQIRESEVIEITGKVMEAVGYWHEFAREAGVPKQVADRIKASFIPIEAPSNSMKSGTRKKPFRR, from the coding sequence ATGTATAAACCCGTCGACCGTTTGCGTGTCCATCTCCGTTTCGGCCCGACCGAAATCCTTGTCGGAGTTCTTGCATCCCGAAACGGGAGGATTTTCTTCCAGTATGCCCCCGAGTTCCTTGCGCAGAAAATGAACCTGTCGCCCGTTCGTCTCAATTTGGCCGATCATGTGCAGAGCTCCTTTCCGGACTTTTTCCTCGGGCTTCCTGGCTTGTTCCATGACTCCCTTCCGGATGGATGGGGTCTGCTGCTAATGGATCGACACTTTGCCCGTGCGGGTATCCCCGTCGAGGCTGTCGGTCCGCTTGATCGGCTCTCCTATCTTGGTGATCGCGGAATGGGTGCCCTCGTTTACAGGCCCGCACAAAAGGTCGACCAATCCGGTCGGGGGGAGGTCGATCTGGTCGCTCTCGCCAAAGAAGCCCTTCGGGTCTTCGAGGGAGAACCAGGCAACATTCTTCCCGATCTCTTCCTCCTTGGGGGTTCGCCCGGAGGAGCCCGGCCGAAAGTTCTGGTCGCTTACGATAAACGGTCGAACCTTATGGTGTCCGGGGTCGATGCGATTCCGCCCGGGTACCGGCAGTACATTATCAAGTTCCCGGCCAAAAGCGATCCCCCATATCCGGGAGAGATCGAGTATGCATACTCTCGCATGGCCCGGGCGGCCGGATTGCGTCTTCCGGATACAGTTCTCTTCCCTGGCGTCGGTGACCAGAAGAGCTTCGGGATCGAACGGTTCGACCGCGATGGGAACGACCGGCTTCATGTTCACACCCTTGGTGGTCTCATTCATTCAAGCCACAGGCTACCGGGCTGCACGTATGAGATGGCCCTCAAGGTGGCCCAGGCCGTGACGCGGAACCGGGAAGACGTCCTGGCTCTTTTCCGGCAGATGGTCTTCAACGTGGTCACACACAACCGGGACGACCATGTCCGGAACTTTTCGTTCCTCCTTGGTCCGGATGCTCGATGGCACTTTTCTCCATCCTACGATCTGACTTATTCGGCCGGTCCCGGAGGTGAACACTCCATGACGATTTCCGGAGAAGGGAAAAATCCGACTTTCGAGCACATCAGGCGCGTTGGGGAAGAGTTCCAAATCCGGGAGAGCGAAGTGATTGAGATCACCGGGAAGGTGATGGAGGCTGTTGGATATTGGCACGAGTTCGCACGTGAGGCTGGGGTTCCGAAACAGGTCGCCGATCGGATCAAGGCAAGTTTCATCCCGATAGAGGCACCTTCGAACTCCATGAAGTCCGGTACACGGAAAAAACCATTCCGACGGTAG